A stretch of the Phyllopteryx taeniolatus isolate TA_2022b chromosome 5, UOR_Ptae_1.2, whole genome shotgun sequence genome encodes the following:
- the LOC133478751 gene encoding V-type proton ATPase subunit E 1-like isoform X3, translating into MMAFIEQEANEKVEEIDAKAEEEFNIEKGRLVQTQRVKIMDYYEKKEKQIEQHKKIQMSNLMNQARLKVLKARDDMITDLLIEARQKLAAIAQDPARYSTLLEGLVLQGFYQLLEEKVIIRCRQQDVEMVQVAVNKNIPIFKAAVKKHIVVQIDMNHFLPSSICGGVEVYNDNGKIKVSNTLENRLELLAQQMMPEIRVSLFGANPNRKFRD; encoded by the exons GAGGAAGAGTTCAACATCGAGAAAGGACGTTTAGTGCAAACGCAGAGGGTGAAAATAATGGACTACTACGAGAAGAAGGAAAAGCAGATTGAACAGCATAAGAAAAT CCAGATGTCCAACCTGATGAACCAAGCACGGCTGAAGGTGCTGAAGGCCCGTGATGACATGATCACG GACTTGTTGATTGAAGCCCGGCAAAAACTTGCAGCGATTGCGCAGGACCCCGCGAGGTACTCCACATTGCTTGAGGGGCTTGTGCTCCAG GGTTTCTACCAACTGCTGGAAGAGAAAGTTATCATTCGTTGTCGCCAGCAGGATGTGGAGATGGTTCAG GTTGCAGTGAATAAGAACATCCCCATCTTTAAAGCGGCTGTGAAAAAACACATCGTTGTCCAAATCGACATGAACCATTTTCTACCGTCAAGCAT CTGCGGAGGAGTGGAGGTGTATAATGACAACGGCAAGATAAAAGTTTCTAACACTTTGGAGAACAGACTTGAACTTTTAGCGCAACAG ATGATGCCTGAAATCAGAGTGTCCTTATTTGGCGCCAACCCCAACCGCAAGTTCAGAGATTAA